The segment tttcctttatcTGCATGATAGCTAAAGAATTAATAACCTTACTAAGAACAGTTAAACTTTTGTTAATCATAGTAGTTTCTATTTTGATCGATCCCGTTGCTTTAGTTTGTTTTAATCTTTCACTTCCTGCTAAATCCACAAGACATAGTTTTCCACATCTTATAGTGTTGgttgaatatatatatctatttattttaataataaatattaaatgtgATCTTGAAGAAGCTTTATTCATATGTGTAAACGCtatttttctattatttaCTCCTTGTTCTAAATAGTAGAGAGCACTAATGATATTTTCGATTTCCACTTCTTTTagattttttataataaattcgTTCTTATTAGAATCTATCATATGTACAGATAAATTGCTTTCTCCACTTATTAAATCATAAATCACTTCATTGTATATTTCTAGAATGGATAAGGTAACAGtaaattcttttattttatcattaattttatcttgttgtttatgataatttatataattaaaaatgtaattaATACAATGTGGTATGATACCTACATTATCTGGTTCGTTTGTTATGCAGTTCGTTAATTCATCGTATGTTAAATGAATATCATTATGTTGGTCAGAGTTATTCATGTTTATGTTAGtcttaataatattattattattattattattattattattattaatattattattaatatcatcattatgATTACCATCATTATGATTGTCATAATTATCTTTGTTGTTTATCTTATCATGTACcttattaattttattttcattattatgaCAAGTATTATAATCTTTACAAAgatgaaataaattattcaGAAAATCAAAATTTCCTAACATAGTATACGTTTTCCCACTATTAGTTTGTCCATATGCTAATATACTACAATTAATACcttgaaatatatttttaatattattttttatataatcattaaatatcatatgattattattttctatatcaTACACTCtatcatatgtatattcAAAATTCAGTGAACTCTTATTACCTACATGGAATGTATCTATAactaatttattataagaaattttttttataacatccacattattattatttatattattatttatattattatttatattattatttgtattattatttgtattattatttatattattatttgtattattatttgtattattatttgtatcaattttattattttttattctacatatcacatttatatattcttctaCATTCTTATTTATAGCAACATCTTCAAAATATTTAGCTTTgttattttctatatcttcattttttttttttttttcatcaattttattatctatataccaagtatataaatttttacctccttctttatttttaataattttattattcttgCTAATATTTCTGCCTTTACTTGTTCCCCTGTTTTGATTAGGGTTGTAACCTTTAACGTTCTTATTTACCatactttatatatatatatataataaataaataaatcaGTAATAAACAGAAGAAatcattcatataaaaatattattctttcttataatattataacatCCTAATGTGACACATGTTATAGgtttaaattattattgtccatatatatttttattcttaatttaaaaaaaaataaaataaaataaaaaataaaaaaaaggagaATTACATAATACTTACTATTAATAAAGAGAACgtgtatatttatttggTAAGGGTAATTTTGTGTTTACACAATTATAAGTTGaaaggaagaaaaaaaaaaaagaaaaaaaaaaaaaaaaaaaatatacatatatatatatatatatatatatatatatatatatatatacatacatatctgtctttatttattttaattttttcctAGTTGAGTTTTCGTATGATAACCTTTTATATtccttatatatataatattgcgcaaaaataaaaaaaaatatacatatatatatatatatatatatattattgtatataacaaagtatacatatatcatttaaattttttaaatggaacataatttttttctttttgtcttatattcataaaaatatttaagcccaattattacataatatatatatatatatatatatatatatNNNNNNNNNNNNNNNNNNNNNNNNNNNNNNNNNNNNNNNNNNNNNNNNNNNNNNNNNNNNNNNNNNNNNNNNNNNNNNNNNNNNNNNNNNNNNNNNNNNNtatattatattaataaaaaaattttatattatttattaaatatattatttttttttttttttttttttttttttttttttttaaaattttttaattttttttttttttatttttttttttttttttttttttttttttttttctatatattttatcatgAACAGAAGtacatttatatgaatGTCTCGATAATGAAAagtacaaaataaaaataataaaatagacactcaatatatatatatatatatatatatatatatatataatatatatatatttatattagtttattcttatttttttatgacCTTGTGATTGATTATTACTTATATAGAACGCCTTATGAAATACATTACctattatgtatatatacatactGAAAAAACAACATAAGGGAAATTTTGAATATAACCATACAAACAAGAAAGAAAccaataataataaatatatttaatcaagcacataataaatatacatacacatatatatatatatatatatatatatatatttatttatttatttatttatttatttatgtatttttttattttatattttaatttttaaaaatcataagggaaaattttttttttttctagaaatattaaattataatatttgatTAATACCactatataatataagaagtattaaaatattaattatatcctattatatatattattttttgtaaaaagaaaaagaattattccacaattaaatgtaataaaatgttttacaaataaaaaataaaaattgtttTAACAAAGTCTTTATACACTTTTTctattaattatattttaccAAAGAAAAGCCTTacaacaacaaaaaaaaaaaaaaaaaaaaaatctatatatataacattcttttatatattgtatatattatatatattatatatatatatatatatatatatatatatatatatataataagaataacATACAAGTATTAATAAGatctatatattatacatatatatatatatatatatatatatatttatatatatatatttaatatgaatgatcttactttttttttttatatataattaaatttatttataaaggAATTCTCTATTCTTATATTACatcttattttatatttataatatattatatatatatatatatatattttttttttttacatttcaatatattaagtgaaataaatatataaattattattattaaaaatatattatatatatttaatattttaataattctttttatcattattcCAGTTCTTAAAGTCGCATGTTCTTTTTTNNNNNNNNNNNNNNNNNNNNNNNNNNNNNNNNNNNNNNNNNNNNNNNNNNNNNNNNNNNNNNNNNNNNNNNNNNNNNNNNNNNNNNNNNNNNNNNNNNNNTGTGAATATTTCATCAGCGATGTTAAAGATAAGGAGGAGctcataaaaaaattaacacACTTTACACACCTAGAAGATTTAAAAGACAAAGGTATTGGTATAAGAGATATTTCaaataacatattaaaattattgaatgataataaataccTAAAAAATGAGAGAATAGAAGCAGCAAAATATGCAAATATTTGTACTAATATAGAATCGAAACctatagaaaaaaaagggTTTTTTTCgaatagaaaaaaaaagaagaagcataaaattaaaagaacaAGTGAATATAGTagaagaaatattaatgatCCAAGAAATCTACGACAAAGTTTACaatcaaaaaatatattagatCAAATACAAGAAGAAAGGAAATCAATTTATGGATATAcaaatgatgatgataataatcgatttaatgaaaaaagatatgatacagaagaaaataatcataatcatatttcttcatattcttcaaatatttcatcatcatcatcttcTTCTACTTCTTCATCGTCATCTTCCTCAAcatcatcatcttcatcatcaCCCTCGTCATCAGCAACATCTTCATCTTCTCGAAGTATTAATAGACATTCATCTAATAGTTCTCTTTCAAATTacaaaacaaataataatcataaaaaaatatcaaaacgaaaaaaacgtataaaacataaaaagCATTCAATATCCTCATCTGAAAAATCGTCAAGAAGATCTAATCGTTCCATATCAAATTCTCaagatgaatataataataactCATCTAAATTATCTACACAATCAAAAGGCCATTCAGCGTCACGTACATCATCATGTGTATCGTCGCATACTTCTTATAAACATTCATCTAGATTATCATCACGTTCATCAACTTCTTCCTCGGACTCGAACAGCTATTCTAGTCGTTCTAGGGGAAGGTCACATATGAGAAATAAACATGCACGTtcaagaaaaaataaaagagaaaaggaaaaaaaaaaaagaagatcAACAACTAGACacaaatgaacaaaaaataaaaaggaatgttatttattaaaattttcaaaagtgttggtatattttttttttttttttttatgttcatttgtgtttacattattattataaattattttttatttaaaggATCCTGAAGGTTCCAAATAAAATCTTGCATGTGgacataaaaattatattatttctaaaATGTGATAgatatgttatattttattttgttattttgttattttgttgtttttttatttttttttatttttttaatatttttttttttgtttataatgtaaacatatattttttaatatatgacCCGAAAAGAGGAGGATTTATAGAATTTCATAGtgaaatgaaaatatatacataaatataatatatatatatatatatatatatatatatatatatatatttatttatttattttttttttttataccGTTTTTAATACAGAAATAATttatagataaaaaaaaaaaaaaaaatgataatatatttatatatatttgtatttattatatgccttatatatataaatatattattatgtattttttattttaaacttatcttttaataacatttttgatctttttacttttaattaaaaatgatttatttgtaaaaaatCATAAATGTTGTCGAGTCGAATCGAGCTCACAACAGAAGCGATTGAATAATGAAAGAGTATATATTAgataaatgaataaaattataaatatatatattatatatatatatatatatatatatatatattatatatataataatatatcatatatattatatatattttttcataataaaaaaatattatatattaattattttatagtatatatatatttaaagaatatattatatatatataataaattcttaagaatatatctaacaaaatttttatatattatataacatataattaatatagCTTTATTCCATATTGTTGGTAGaatcataaataaatatatatatatatatatatatatatatataaatatattatttgccacatatacatttataattataattatttttttttatttatagttatattaatatttaagGTATCCATTATATTTCCTTCctatttgtatatttaaaatacatttatttatatatatatatatatatatatatatatacttgtacttacttttattaaaaaaaaaaaaaaaaaaagaatggCTGAATTATTAAccataaaaaatttatttatatgttctCATGAAAAAAGTGTTGaagaattaataaaagtaatGGATGGATTAATTAACAAAGTggaagaaaataatgagAATGATggtgataaaaatatattatataaagaaaatatgaatgaaaaaaaaaaatatgatatgaTAAAAGATTATATGGATGCTAATAAGAATAATGTATTACATTTTGCTGTTTACGGAAACAATTTTAATAACGTAAAATTTATTGTAGAAAATacaaatttaataaatacatttaataatgatgGACAAAATGGATTAATTATTagtatattaaataaaaataatgatattagTAAGTTCTTATTAGATAAtcatattaattataatcaagttgataaatataattcaaGTGCTCTATTATATAGTGTGATAACAcaaaattatgatatttttaatttattaatcgaaaaaaatgatatagatattaatattaatagttATGAAAAAGGAAACCTAATAAGTATATGTATCTTtgaaagaaatattaaattattaaaaaaactttttaataaaaatatatgcccagaattaaaagaaaaaaatgtatacCCTCATCCActcatttttatattatatagtaatgataatcatttattatatttatatttaacatattctttatattattattcaaaatcacaagaattatttgatataaataaaaccAATTTTGATTACACAACagaagatataataataaatttacaaaataaacaaTCTATAAATTCGATTTTTAAAAGTCAACATATGCATACCAAAAATTTTCATTccttattaaatattaagGATGAAAACAATTCCTCACTTTTAGACATATGTATACAAATGCAAAATGAAGAgggaaaaaatatattgtcTTATTATACTGCGGAacaatgaaaaattatatcatgcataaataaataaataaataaataaataaataaatatatatatatatattaaccTATACCTGTATGCATATTTTGGTATTTTTTACACATGATCgctttatattttttcagtatataatttttttttttatttatattataacttTACCAACGTCCTATGgtaaaaggaaaaaattttctttgctattttaattctttttttgtaaaatttttcttttaaattgtTTAACCAAAATTTTTGTCCTGCAAAAGAGCAAATgtaggaaaaaaaaaaaaaaaaaaaattaaaaataaaagtgaacgtaacatatatatatatatatatatatatatattcatttatttatttatatatttatatttttgtataaaatattgcCTTGTAAGCCATGGTATGCCTTATATCATACGTTCTCATATGTTCCATTGTACttgtattaattttttcctATCTGTAACCTTcatatattcaaaaaaaaaaaatgcaTATAAAAACTTCtacattaaaaatatgtttatttttactattAGTTAATACTTTAAATTTATTCACAAAATGTAGTTTGCGTATTTTACCACTTAATGATGTTATAGATggtataataatacatttaaattataaatttataaaatataaagtGTATGCCAAAGGTATCCATTTAAATGTGAATTTCGAAAACCTAGGTTCTGTTAGACATATAATTGAATCATACAAGGATTtaaatacattatattgtaatttaaataaaaaaaaagaagagGAATCTATTGATAAGAACACGTTAAGAACAAATAATTGTgttatttttgtaaatataaaatataaagaaaacttaaaacatatttatgattttatggaatatttatatataaatactaGTGCTGTTGctcttatatttatatctgATAATTTTCTGtatgaaaatgaaatatataatccACATGAAGatttaaatattacaaTTATACATCCAAGTATTCtcacatattttatatcatatgaTCGATTATCAGAATATGatacaaataattatgataaatatatatttgaattatattGGGGAGTAAATCACAAAACAGatattgttcatataaattatcatttaGATTATGGCAAgtattttaattatactttttttatatatatgaagaaCTTCCTTCTGgatttaaaaaatcatatCACATATGAAATACAATTCAgtatacataaaaattttacTATAGAACCAcgtttttgttttattagAGATTCATCGTATTGTATTAGTAAACCAGATTATATGAATTCAAATGTCGTACGAGAAGTAGTAGAACAACAGGTAAGAAgtttatgtatatatgaattaacTTTAATAGATGATATTAAAAGTGATATTGTTCAAACGGACCCGTCTGATGTTTTGCAGAGTGACCCCCAAGGTAAtagcaaaaaaaaaaaaaattatgaaaataatattaatactcgtaatataaattaagatgaaaaagaaaaacaaaattatatgttacataaaagaaatgataacgatatttatactttaggaaaaaagaaattgttcagtgaaaaatatatatattatataaatgcATTATTTAATTTCGGTTTTGAAAGAAAATATTGTTCTAGTGATTTCAACGATTTAACGAAAAAATGCTCAGATAAAATTCTGAACATCCTGAATGTTTCGGTTAAAGATGTGGACCATTGTTTTCTCAATAATTTTCATACgtatatgaaaaatatgattaaAAGTAAATTCTACGTTTATTCAATAACGATA is part of the Plasmodium reichenowi strain SY57 chromosome 12, whole genome shotgun sequence genome and harbors:
- a CDS encoding hypothetical protein (conserved Plasmodium protein, unknown function); this encodes MAELLTIKNLFICSHEKSVEELIKVMDGLINKVEENNENDGDKNILYKENMNEKKKYDMIKDYMDANKNNVLHFAVYGNNFNNVKFIVENTNLINTFNNDGQNGLIISILNKNNDISKFLLDNHINYNQVDKYNSSALLYSVITQNYDIFNLLIEKNDIDININSYEKGNLISICIFERNIKLLKKLFNKNICPELKEKNVYPHPLIFILYSNDNHLLYLYLTYSLYYYSKSQELFDINKTNFDYTTEDIIINLQNKQSINSIFKSQHMHTKNFHSLLNIKDENNSSLLDICIQMQNEEGKNILSYYTAEQ
- a CDS encoding clathrin coat assembly protein AP180, putative, encoding CEYFISDVKDKEELIKKLTHFTHLEDLKDKGIGIRDISNNILKLLNDNKYLKNERIEAAKYANICTNIESKPIEKKGFFSNRKKKKKHKIKRTSEYSRRNINDPRNLRQSLQSKNILDQIQEERKSIYGYTNDDDNNRFNEKRYDTEENNHNHISSYSSNISSSSSSSTSSSSSSSTSSSSSSPSSSATSSSSRSINRHSSNSSLSNYKTNNNHKKISKRKKRIKHKKHSISSSEKSSRRSNRSISNSQDEYNNNSSKLSTQSKGHSASRTSSCVSSHTSYKHSSRLSSRSSTSSSDSNSYSSRSRGRSHMRNKHARSRKNKREKEKKKRRSTTRHK
- a CDS encoding hypothetical protein (conserved Plasmodium protein, unknown function); its protein translation is MHIKTSTLKICLFLLLVNTLNLFTKCSLRILPLNDVIDGIIIHLNYKFIKYKVYAKGIHLNVNFENLGSVRHIIESYKDLNTLYCNLNKKKEEESIDKNTLRTNNCVIFVNIKYKENLKHIYDFMEYLYINTSAVALIFISDNFLYENEIYNPHEDLNITIIHPSILTYFISYDRLSEYDTNNYDKYIFELYWGVNHKTDIVHINYHLDYGKYFNYTFFIYMKNFLLDLKNHITYEIQFSIHKNFTIEPRFCFIRDSSYCISKPDYMNSNVVREVVEQQVRSLCIYELTLIDDIKSDIVQTDPSDVLQSDPQGKKKLFSEKYIYYINALFNFGFERKYCSSDFNDLTKKCSDKILNILNVSVKDVDHCFLNNFHTYMKNMIKSKFYVYSITINDKTYKIKLNKDISIKLICSAFKNMPKRCKDYLFNELIDADYV